In Geminocystis sp. NIES-3708, a single window of DNA contains:
- a CDS encoding glycosyltransferase family A protein, which translates to MNINNPLISVIIPAFNAEKYLKDAIESVIKQNYQPLEIILIDDGSTDNTAKIAKSFQNIKYIYQENSGPAIARNNGIKIAGGDYIAFLDQDDLWTPNKLSLQINYLKDHSDISYVLGQQKIFLESGIEKPKWLKQEYLETITPAYLLSALLTRKSIFNQIGYFDSSYKHGNDSDWLLKTIDARLSMYIIPEIVLLKRIHDANQSHNIEEMKSDVLSFLRASIQRKNKQNNL; encoded by the coding sequence ATGAATATAAATAATCCTTTAATTAGTGTAATTATTCCTGCTTTTAACGCTGAAAAATATCTAAAAGATGCTATAGAAAGTGTCATTAAGCAAAATTATCAACCATTAGAAATTATTTTAATTGATGATGGTTCAACGGATAATACTGCTAAAATTGCTAAAAGTTTTCAGAATATTAAATATATATATCAAGAAAATAGTGGTCCGGCGATCGCTAGAAATAATGGTATTAAAATAGCGGGGGGAGATTATATTGCTTTTTTAGATCAAGATGATTTATGGACACCAAATAAATTAAGTTTACAAATAAATTATCTTAAGGATCACTCTGATATAAGTTATGTATTAGGACAACAAAAAATATTTTTAGAGTCAGGAATAGAAAAACCTAAATGGCTAAAACAAGAATATTTAGAGACTATAACTCCTGCCTATTTATTAAGTGCTTTATTAACAAGAAAATCTATTTTTAATCAAATTGGTTATTTTGATTCAAGCTATAAACATGGTAATGATTCAGACTGGTTATTAAAAACTATTGATGCTCGTTTATCCATGTATATAATACCAGAAATAGTTTTATTAAAAAGAATTCATGATGCTAATCAATCCCATAATATTGAGGAGATGAAATCTGATGTATTAAGTTTTCTTAGAGCATCTATTCAACGTAAAAATAAGCAAAATAATCTTTAA
- a CDS encoding PqqD family protein, producing MLLNYFKINTPKVVQETIDGEVVIVNLKKGYYYSLLDISAEIWSYIENGISQEEIIKLIIQKYSGNEDDIIIQIQDFCQQLLIEEIIIADLAPQNISKKNTIIKEHINTNKPFFIPPKLTKYTDMEELLTLDPIHEVDEMGWPNAKIDTLI from the coding sequence ATGTTACTAAACTATTTTAAAATTAATACCCCAAAAGTAGTTCAAGAAACTATTGATGGTGAAGTGGTAATTGTTAATCTCAAAAAGGGTTACTATTATAGTCTTCTTGATATAAGTGCAGAAATTTGGTCTTATATAGAAAACGGTATTAGTCAAGAAGAAATTATTAAATTAATTATTCAAAAGTATTCAGGTAATGAAGATGATATAATTATTCAAATTCAAGATTTTTGTCAACAATTATTAATAGAAGAAATTATTATTGCTGATCTTGCTCCTCAAAATATATCTAAAAAAAATACAATAATTAAAGAACATATAAATACGAATAAACCTTTTTTTATACCACCCAAATTAACTAAATATACCGATATGGAAGAATTATTGACACTCGATCCCATTCATGAAGTGGACGAAATGGGATGGCCTAATGCTAAAATTGATACTCTAATTTAA
- a CDS encoding ArsA family ATPase → MAFILTFLGKGGIGCTTTAIASAKKYAQLGKKVLLVVQDSTPSFLLQIGVEVKSIVTEISSNLDAIQLQSSQLLDDSWEELKKLEAKYLRSPVLNNIFAQELALFPGMDDALALNYLREQDQTGKYDVIIYDGKSSLNIVRMFGIPETLSWYIRRMRNLLENSDIIKTLSPFVQPVTSAVLNVSWSVDNFAEQPSNEANQILDQGKNAVNDPNRVSAFLITNSTPEAIATARYWWGSAQQVGLTVGGVLLNQREITPEIETAFNLLTINSIPNMESSNLEELSSALPDFQKQALKAPKPLTIDTNNREVRIFLPGFDKKQVKLTQSGPELTISAGDQRRNIFLPPPLKGQSVKGAKFQDAYLIVNL, encoded by the coding sequence ATGGCTTTTATACTTACATTTTTAGGTAAAGGTGGCATTGGTTGCACCACAACTGCCATCGCATCGGCGAAAAAATACGCTCAATTAGGCAAAAAAGTTTTATTAGTGGTGCAGGATTCCACACCATCTTTTCTTTTACAAATAGGAGTTGAAGTAAAATCTATCGTCACGGAAATAAGCTCAAATTTAGATGCCATTCAATTACAAAGCAGTCAATTATTAGATGACAGTTGGGAAGAATTAAAAAAATTAGAAGCGAAATATTTGCGATCGCCTGTACTAAATAATATCTTTGCCCAAGAATTAGCTTTATTCCCTGGTATGGATGATGCTTTAGCGTTAAATTATCTCAGAGAACAAGATCAAACGGGAAAATATGACGTAATTATTTACGATGGTAAAAGTAGCCTTAATATTGTGAGAATGTTTGGTATCCCTGAAACCTTGAGTTGGTATATCAGAAGGATGCGAAATTTGTTAGAAAATTCGGATATTATAAAAACTTTATCGCCCTTTGTGCAACCAGTCACTAGCGCTGTTTTAAATGTTTCTTGGAGTGTGGATAATTTTGCAGAACAACCTAGTAATGAAGCTAATCAGATTTTAGATCAAGGTAAAAATGCTGTCAATGATCCCAATCGAGTATCGGCTTTTCTTATTACCAATTCTACCCCAGAAGCCATCGCTACTGCTCGATATTGGTGGGGAAGTGCGCAACAAGTGGGCTTAACTGTGGGAGGTGTGTTACTAAATCAAAGGGAAATTACCCCAGAAATTGAAACCGCTTTTAATCTTTTAACCATTAATTCTATTCCTAACATGGAATCTAGCAACTTAGAAGAATTATCTTCAGCTTTACCAGACTTTCAAAAACAAGCACTTAAAGCACCAAAACCTTTGACTATTGATACAAATAATCGAGAAGTTCGGATCTTTTTGCCCGGATTTGACAAAAAACAAGTAAAATTAACTCAATCTGGTCCAGAATTAACTATTTCTGCGGGAGATCAAAGACGTAATATATTCTTACCGCCACCATTAAAAGGGCAATCTGTCAAGGGTGCAAAGTTTCAGGATGCTTATTTAATCGTAAATTTATAA
- the crtH gene encoding carotenoid isomerase, translated as MSEYQVIVIGSGIGGLVTATQLAAKGIKVLVLESYLIPGGSAGYFEREGYRFDVGASMIFGFGEKGTTNLLTRALSAVNATMETIPDPVQIHYHLPNNLDLKVHRDYDKFLQELYNHFPEEEKGIKSFYNECWQVFNCLNSIELLSLEEIRYLTRVFFQHPLSCLGLLKYLSLNVGDVARKYIKNPELLKFIDMECYCWSVVPADLTPMINAGMVFSDRHYGGINYPKGGVGKIAETLAEGLQNLGGEIHYQAKVREIIIKNNQAIGVKLANGKEYFAQKIVSNATRWDTFDKLIDKDKKPKKEKKWQKNYHQSPSFLSLHLGVEARVLAHNPECHHIILDKWNNLETEQGTIFVSIPTLLDPSLAPEGYHIIHAFTPSSIEYWENLSSQQYEYKKEEAAGRVIERLEEIFPHLDAGLDYMEIGTPRTHRRFLGRINGTYGPIPAKRLNGLLSMPFNRTAIKNLYCVGDSTFPGQGLNAVAFSGFSCAHRIAVDLGY; from the coding sequence ATGAGTGAGTATCAAGTAATTGTAATTGGCTCTGGTATTGGTGGTTTAGTCACAGCAACCCAATTAGCGGCTAAAGGAATCAAAGTTTTAGTTTTAGAAAGTTATCTTATCCCCGGTGGTAGTGCCGGTTATTTTGAAAGAGAAGGTTATCGTTTTGATGTAGGTGCTTCGATGATTTTTGGCTTCGGGGAAAAAGGCACTACCAATTTATTAACCCGTGCTTTATCTGCTGTCAATGCCACTATGGAGACTATACCAGATCCCGTACAAATTCACTATCATTTACCTAATAATCTTGATTTAAAAGTTCATCGAGATTATGATAAATTTTTGCAAGAATTATATAATCATTTTCCAGAAGAAGAGAAAGGGATTAAAAGTTTTTATAATGAATGTTGGCAAGTGTTTAACTGTCTTAACTCCATAGAATTACTTTCTCTTGAGGAAATTCGCTACTTAACTCGTGTCTTTTTTCAGCATCCGTTATCTTGTCTTGGGTTACTTAAATATTTATCTTTAAATGTTGGTGATGTTGCTCGTAAATATATCAAAAATCCTGAATTACTTAAATTTATTGACATGGAGTGTTATTGTTGGTCAGTTGTACCAGCAGATTTAACTCCGATGATTAACGCTGGAATGGTATTTTCTGATCGCCATTATGGCGGGATAAACTATCCTAAAGGAGGAGTTGGTAAAATAGCAGAAACTTTAGCCGAAGGTTTACAAAACCTAGGGGGAGAGATTCATTATCAAGCAAAAGTTAGGGAAATTATTATTAAAAATAATCAAGCCATAGGAGTAAAATTAGCCAACGGCAAAGAATATTTTGCTCAAAAAATTGTCTCTAACGCTACCCGTTGGGATACTTTTGATAAATTAATCGATAAAGATAAAAAACCGAAAAAAGAAAAAAAATGGCAGAAAAATTATCATCAATCTCCTAGTTTTTTAAGCCTACATTTAGGAGTTGAAGCCAGAGTTTTAGCACATAATCCAGAATGTCATCACATAATCTTAGATAAATGGAATAACTTAGAAACCGAACAAGGTACAATTTTTGTTTCTATACCTACTTTACTAGATCCAAGTTTAGCACCTGAAGGTTATCATATCATCCATGCTTTCACCCCAAGCTCAATAGAATATTGGGAAAACTTATCATCACAACAATATGAGTATAAAAAAGAAGAAGCCGCTGGGCGTGTAATTGAGCGTTTAGAAGAAATTTTCCCTCACTTAGATGCTGGTTTAGACTATATGGAAATTGGCACTCCCCGCACCCATAGACGCTTTTTAGGTAGAATTAATGGTACATATGGACCGATTCCTGCTAAACGTCTTAATGGTTTATTATCAATGCCTTTCAATCGTACAGCTATCAAAAACTTATATTGTGTCGGAGATAGTACATTTCCCGGACAAGGTTTAAATGCCGTGGCTTTTTCTGGTTTTAGTTGTGCCCATCGTATCGCTGTTGACTTGGGATACTAA
- a CDS encoding ATP-grasp domain-containing protein — MDLLEYQAKQLFEQVDIPILPSQSISDPSELKNLHIPYPIVLKSQVLASGRAKAGGVKFVENTIDAIAAAQSIFNLPIEGEYPEVILAEARYDAENEFFLAIMLDYALKRPVLLGSSHGGINIEILLDNLQTCVIEEEFSPFYARRLVKQMGLTGKAIASVSKIIEKMYDLFLTHDLDIIEINPLAINANGEVMALDGKIRLNDYALNRHPNLLKSLTRETHQASSTTNQYHHYNSIAKEVNKPILTLDFDSNLAIISDAIDTTIFTVNFLIFKEQKINSCYLLLNENIKNKKEQVDELFSSILDNSNIDVVLINVSCWSDIIDLLIQKIEQYFQKQTPISAIRSEDRADRATGVRFFQTESSWKKKSSQPIRQIHWILRVSTSDILISPEKLNGLPIHYINELENTIALTIKYSQLALKQKDLS; from the coding sequence ATGGATTTATTAGAATATCAGGCAAAACAATTATTTGAGCAAGTGGATATTCCTATCTTACCTTCTCAATCCATTTCAGATCCTAGTGAATTAAAAAACTTGCATATTCCTTATCCTATTGTTTTAAAATCTCAGGTTTTGGCTAGTGGTAGGGCAAAAGCAGGAGGCGTGAAATTTGTCGAAAATACGATTGATGCTATTGCCGCCGCCCAATCTATTTTTAATTTACCGATAGAAGGGGAATATCCAGAAGTAATTTTAGCAGAAGCTCGTTATGATGCTGAGAATGAGTTCTTTTTAGCTATTATGCTTGATTATGCTTTAAAAAGACCTGTTTTACTCGGCTCGTCTCATGGTGGTATTAACATTGAGATATTATTAGATAATTTACAAACCTGTGTTATTGAAGAAGAATTTTCACCTTTTTATGCCCGTCGTTTAGTTAAACAAATGGGTTTAACAGGGAAAGCTATTGCTTCTGTTAGTAAAATCATTGAAAAAATGTATGATTTATTTCTAACTCATGATCTTGATATTATTGAAATTAATCCTCTAGCTATTAATGCTAATGGTGAAGTAATGGCTTTAGATGGCAAAATTAGACTTAATGATTATGCTTTAAATCGTCACCCAAATTTGTTAAAATCTCTTACAAGAGAAACTCATCAAGCTTCTTCGACAACGAATCAATATCATCATTACAATTCAATAGCTAAAGAAGTTAATAAACCAATTTTAACCTTAGATTTTGATAGTAATTTAGCAATTATTTCCGACGCTATTGATACAACTATCTTTACTGTGAATTTTCTCATTTTTAAGGAACAAAAAATCAATAGTTGTTATCTTTTACTTAATGAAAATATCAAAAATAAAAAAGAACAAGTTGATGAATTATTTTCGAGTATTCTTGATAATTCTAATATCGATGTAGTTTTAATTAATGTTTCTTGTTGGAGTGATATAATTGATTTATTGATTCAGAAAATAGAACAATATTTTCAAAAACAAACTCCTATTTCTGCTATACGTAGTGAAGATAGAGCTGATAGGGCTACAGGAGTAAGATTTTTCCAAACAGAATCTTCTTGGAAAAAAAAATCTTCTCAACCTATCAGGCAAATTCATTGGATTTTAAGAGTTTCTACTTCTGATATTCTCATCTCTCCAGAAAAATTAAATGGATTACCAATTCACTATATCAACGAATTAGAAAATACAATAGCACTAACAATAAAATATTCTCAATTAGCTTTAAAACAAAAGGATTTAAGTTAA
- the queF gene encoding preQ(1) synthase, with product MSENQFSEVKYGERAIEEGSLITFANPRPGRVYNVSITLPEFTCKCPFSGYPDFATIYINYSPDEKVVELKAIKLYINSYRDRYISHEESINQILDDFVSACDPLSITVKGDFYPRGNVHTVIEVKHDKNK from the coding sequence ATGTCTGAAAATCAATTTTCTGAAGTAAAATATGGTGAAAGAGCCATTGAAGAAGGTAGCTTAATTACCTTTGCGAATCCTCGCCCTGGGAGAGTTTATAATGTTAGTATTACTTTGCCTGAATTTACCTGTAAATGTCCTTTTTCTGGCTATCCTGACTTTGCTACAATTTATATTAATTACTCTCCAGATGAGAAAGTTGTAGAATTAAAAGCCATCAAACTTTATATTAATAGTTATCGTGATCGTTATATTTCTCATGAAGAATCTATCAATCAAATTTTAGATGATTTTGTCAGTGCTTGTGATCCTTTATCGATAACAGTAAAAGGGGATTTCTACCCCCGTGGAAATGTCCATACTGTTATTGAAGTTAAACACGATAAAAATAAATAA
- the tig gene encoding trigger factor, producing the protein MKITQEKLPASQIGLEIEIPAETSKNTYEKVVKEIAKTTNIPGFRKGKVPRPILLQRIGSLRVKGAVLEELIQESIQKAIEQESINVLGNYQLISDFEELVNVYQPDGSFTFKASVDVPPEVNLGQYQGLQVQAEEVVYNSEDVDKLIDERRQKLATLIPVENRNAQMGDVAVIDFEGRKPTENGEEGDIIPGTDAQEYQVDLAEGKFIPGFLEGVVGMKIDETKKLTLTFPEDYAQKDLAGEVVVFTVTLKDLKEKELPELDDEFAQEVSEFETMAALRESLEKQYQEKAANDTKQNIHSAIVTELLKHTSIELPHTMLEEEVQNILLQTANQLQSYGMDVNQFFTRDVVTNMRETAKPEASKNLHTTLIIEKIAEQESITVSDEEVTAKTVEIKSTLKDRDVDEVKLQKYVKHDLLAEKTLDWLQEKTQVELVPLGSLTKEEESTEEENSETNN; encoded by the coding sequence ATGAAAATAACTCAGGAGAAACTTCCTGCTAGTCAAATCGGTTTAGAAATCGAGATTCCTGCAGAAACATCAAAAAATACCTACGAAAAAGTTGTTAAAGAAATAGCTAAAACTACTAATATTCCAGGATTTCGTAAGGGAAAAGTTCCTCGTCCAATTTTATTGCAACGTATCGGTAGTCTAAGAGTAAAAGGTGCTGTTTTAGAGGAATTAATTCAAGAAAGTATCCAAAAAGCAATTGAACAAGAATCTATTAATGTTTTAGGAAACTATCAATTAATCTCAGATTTTGAAGAATTAGTGAATGTCTATCAACCTGATGGAAGTTTTACTTTTAAAGCCTCAGTAGATGTGCCTCCTGAAGTCAATTTGGGACAGTATCAAGGTTTACAAGTACAAGCGGAAGAAGTAGTTTATAATAGTGAAGATGTCGATAAATTAATCGATGAACGTCGTCAAAAATTAGCGACTTTAATTCCTGTAGAAAATCGCAACGCACAAATGGGTGATGTGGCAGTTATTGATTTTGAGGGACGTAAACCTACAGAAAATGGTGAAGAAGGTGATATAATTCCGGGAACTGATGCTCAAGAGTATCAAGTAGATTTAGCAGAGGGTAAATTTATTCCGGGCTTTCTTGAAGGTGTTGTGGGAATGAAAATTGATGAGACGAAAAAACTCACTTTAACTTTCCCTGAAGATTATGCCCAAAAAGATTTAGCGGGAGAAGTTGTTGTTTTCACTGTCACCCTTAAAGATTTGAAAGAAAAAGAATTACCTGAATTAGACGATGAATTTGCACAAGAAGTTAGCGAATTCGAGACTATGGCAGCCTTAAGAGAATCTTTAGAAAAACAGTATCAAGAAAAGGCGGCTAATGATACTAAACAAAATATTCATAGTGCTATTGTAACCGAATTACTAAAGCATACAAGTATCGAATTACCTCATACAATGTTAGAGGAAGAAGTACAAAATATTCTTTTACAAACTGCTAATCAACTTCAAAGTTACGGCATGGATGTTAATCAGTTTTTCACTCGTGATGTTGTCACGAATATGCGTGAAACTGCTAAACCTGAAGCTAGTAAAAATCTGCATACTACCTTAATTATCGAGAAAATTGCCGAGCAAGAATCGATTACTGTCAGTGATGAAGAAGTAACTGCTAAAACTGTCGAAATTAAATCGACTCTTAAAGATCGTGATGTGGATGAAGTAAAATTACAAAAATATGTCAAGCACGATTTATTAGCAGAAAAAACTCTTGATTGGTTGCAAGAAAAAACTCAGGTAGAATTAGTGCCTTTGGGTAGTTTAACTAAAGAGGAAGAATCGACTGAAGAAGAAAATTCTGAGACTAATAACTAA
- a CDS encoding glycosyltransferase family 2 protein, translating into MTYLAVIIIGRNEGVRLVNCLLSLKKELPQNAPIIYIDSGSTDDSVKKAQELGVITINLDLSIPFTAARARNMGLEYIINHYPDTQYIQFLDGDCELLPNWLQLAIAKLEKNEKLAIVCGRRKEKFPDKSLYNRLIDMEWNTSIGEAKACGGDALMRLEALKQVNGYNPSLICGEEPEMCIRLREKGWKIERLDLDMTLHDAAMFKFSQWWKRSIRGGWAVAEGYFMHGKPPENYMKKEYFSGYLWGLIIPFFAFSLILITKGFSLFLLFGYFFLMIKIYRYRLNFGDSKKDAKLYSFWCVLSKFPQFIGQYQYLLKKITKQKASIIEYKN; encoded by the coding sequence ATGACTTATCTTGCAGTTATAATCATTGGTAGAAATGAAGGCGTTCGTCTTGTAAATTGTTTACTATCATTAAAAAAAGAATTACCACAAAATGCACCTATCATTTATATCGATTCTGGGTCAACTGATGATAGTGTTAAAAAAGCTCAGGAATTAGGTGTTATTACTATTAACCTTGATTTATCAATACCTTTCACCGCCGCAAGAGCAAGAAATATGGGCTTGGAATATATTATTAATCATTATCCTGATACTCAATATATTCAATTTCTCGATGGTGACTGTGAATTATTGCCTAACTGGTTACAATTAGCGATCGCAAAATTAGAAAAGAATGAAAAATTAGCTATTGTTTGTGGTAGAAGAAAAGAAAAATTCCCTGATAAATCTCTTTATAATCGTTTGATTGACATGGAATGGAATACCAGTATAGGAGAAGCAAAAGCTTGTGGAGGAGATGCTTTAATGCGATTAGAAGCACTCAAACAAGTAAATGGTTATAATCCTAGTTTAATTTGTGGAGAAGAACCGGAAATGTGTATTCGACTGCGAGAAAAAGGCTGGAAAATTGAACGTTTAGATCTCGATATGACTTTACATGATGCTGCGATGTTTAAATTTAGTCAATGGTGGAAACGTAGCATTAGAGGAGGTTGGGCAGTGGCAGAAGGTTATTTTATGCACGGAAAACCACCAGAAAATTATATGAAAAAAGAATATTTTAGTGGTTATTTATGGGGATTGATTATACCTTTTTTTGCTTTTAGTTTAATTTTAATCACTAAAGGTTTTAGTTTATTTTTACTTTTTGGCTACTTCTTTTTAATGATCAAAATTTATCGTTATCGTCTTAATTTTGGAGATAGTAAAAAAGATGCTAAACTATACTCTTTTTGGTGTGTTTTATCTAAATTTCCTCAATTTATTGGACAATATCAATACCTATTAAAAAAAATAACTAAACAAAAAGCAAGTATTATTGAATATAAAAATTAA
- the mreC gene encoding rod shape-determining protein MreC — MKFLYRWWQKYGIQLIFGLASILIALQVYYSQGAFISETLYRLSPSWLSNSQIDRQGLYKERTIQELSNKIVALETQNQNLKKIVQYIEKSPDPLIPARVIGRSPDAWWQVITIDVGSNKGIKVNHVVMSVGGLVGRVTQVSANTSRVLLVSDYNSRVGATLSRNGYQGFIKGQGTSIGLMEFYAKVGDVKIGDVVTTSNVSSIFPPDIPIGKIFAIDLNKSPAPEAQVEFTAPVNFLDWVVVDLAEKSVFP; from the coding sequence TTGAAATTTCTCTATCGCTGGTGGCAAAAATATGGTATTCAATTAATCTTTGGATTGGCTAGTATCCTTATCGCTTTACAGGTTTACTATAGTCAAGGGGCTTTTATTTCCGAAACTTTATATCGTCTTTCTCCTTCTTGGCTATCAAATTCTCAAATTGATCGTCAAGGCTTATATAAAGAGCGTACTATTCAAGAGTTAAGTAATAAAATAGTTGCTTTAGAAACTCAAAATCAGAATCTAAAAAAAATAGTTCAATATATCGAAAAATCACCAGATCCATTAATTCCTGCTAGAGTTATTGGTAGAAGTCCTGATGCTTGGTGGCAGGTGATTACGATTGATGTTGGTAGTAATAAAGGCATAAAAGTAAATCATGTTGTCATGAGCGTTGGTGGTTTGGTAGGTAGAGTAACACAAGTAAGTGCGAATACTAGCCGAGTTTTATTGGTAAGTGATTATAATAGTCGAGTAGGTGCAACCCTTAGCAGGAATGGTTATCAAGGTTTTATTAAAGGACAAGGTACAAGTATTGGCTTAATGGAATTTTATGCCAAAGTTGGAGATGTGAAGATTGGGGATGTTGTCACAACTTCTAATGTTAGTAGTATTTTTCCCCCAGATATACCTATTGGCAAAATTTTTGCTATTGATCTCAACAAAAGTCCTGCACCAGAAGCACAAGTAGAATTCACTGCTCCTGTTAATTTTTTGGATTGGGTGGTAGTCGATTTAGCTGAAAAATCTGTTTTTCCATAG
- the rlmN gene encoding 23S rRNA (adenine(2503)-C(2))-methyltransferase RlmN: protein MGSQEVLLGKSLPELTEWIIQQEQPSYRGKQLYQWLYEKGASSWQDMTVFPQKWREIQDNNIIGRSQIHHYSTAPDQTRKYLLKLADGLIIEAVGIPTSKRLTVCVSSQVGCIMGCDFCATGKGGFTRNLKAHEIIDQILTIQKDFGERVSNVVFMGMGEPLLNLPEVIKAIKSINEDIGIGQRSLTISTVGLPQKILELAHHQLQITFAVSLHASNQETREKLIPSANHYPLSQLLKECREYVKITGRRVTFEYILLAGINDLPQHAQELAQHLRGFQTHVNLIPYNPISEVDYKRPSKERVNDFLNRLKQENITVSVRYSRGLEASAACGQLRATVN from the coding sequence ATGGGAAGTCAAGAAGTATTATTAGGAAAATCATTACCCGAATTAACAGAATGGATTATACAACAAGAACAACCATCCTATCGAGGAAAACAACTTTATCAATGGTTATATGAAAAGGGTGCAAGTTCTTGGCAAGATATGACTGTTTTTCCCCAAAAATGGCGAGAGATTCAAGATAACAATATTATTGGGCGATCGCAAATTCATCACTATAGTACAGCACCAGATCAAACTCGTAAATATTTATTAAAATTAGCGGATGGATTGATCATCGAAGCTGTGGGAATTCCTACCAGTAAAAGATTAACGGTGTGTGTATCTTCTCAAGTAGGTTGCATTATGGGTTGTGATTTTTGTGCCACTGGGAAAGGCGGTTTTACCCGTAATCTTAAAGCCCATGAAATTATCGATCAAATTTTGACAATACAAAAAGACTTTGGCGAAAGGGTTTCTAATGTGGTGTTTATGGGTATGGGTGAGCCTTTGTTGAATTTACCTGAAGTTATCAAAGCCATAAAATCAATCAATGAAGATATTGGTATTGGTCAGCGATCGCTTACAATATCTACCGTAGGATTACCGCAAAAAATATTAGAATTAGCACATCACCAACTACAAATAACTTTCGCCGTGAGTCTTCACGCTTCTAATCAAGAAACCAGAGAAAAACTAATTCCTAGTGCTAATCATTATCCTCTCTCACAACTATTAAAAGAATGTCGAGAGTATGTAAAAATCACAGGAAGAAGAGTAACATTTGAATATATTTTACTAGCAGGAATTAATGATTTACCTCAACACGCTCAAGAATTAGCACAACACTTACGGGGATTTCAAACCCATGTTAATCTTATACCTTATAATCCAATTTCCGAAGTAGATTATAAACGCCCGTCAAAGGAGAGAGTTAATGATTTTTTAAACAGATTGAAACAAGAAAATATCACCGTTAGTGTTCGTTATTCTCGTGGATTAGAGGCTTCGGCGGCTTGTGGGCAATTACGGGCTACAGTTAATTAG